The genomic interval AGCTACTGTTTGCCACACTCGTCCAGCAACGTACCGCCTCTGTTTTCATGGGATTGGTGGCTATCGTAAAAACCTTACTATATCGCTATACAGGCCAGGAAGATCTAATAGTGGGAACGCCTGTGGCAGGAAGGGAGCATCCTGACCTGGAAGATCAGATCGGCTTTTATGTGAACACATTGGTATTGCGTACGCAGCTGGACGGAAAGAAAGGCTTCAATGCACTGCTGGACAGCGTGAAGGACATGGCCTTGAAAGCCTATGCCAATCAGCATTATCCTTTTAACCTGCTGGTAGAGGAACTGGGAATGAAAAGAGATATCAGCCGCTCTCCCATATTTGATGTTATGGTGGTATTGCAGGACGCCAATGAGAGTATTCCCCTGAAACTGCCTGGTGTAGAGGTGCAGGAACTGGATATTCCGCTGTCCGGAAGCAAGTTTGACCTGACATTTTATTTCAAGCAGAAACCTGAAGGCTTACAGGTAGAACTGGAATACAACAAAGATATTTTCAGTCGCACGAGGATAGAACGCATGGCTGCGCACCTGGAAGGCTTGCTGGAAAGTGCAGCGCAATCGCCGGATATGCCGATTGCTGAACTGAGGTATATCCAGCCGGCTGAAGCGCAACTGATACTGGAACATTTCAATGATACTGCCGTCGAATTCCCGGCATTTACTCCCGTACCGGCACTGATCGCAAGGCAGGCGGCTTTACATCCTGAGAGGACGGCCCTTATTGCCGGAGGAAGCCACCTGAGTTATGGTGAACTGGAAAGAAAGGCAACGCTGCTGGCTGCTTACCTGCAGCAACAAAGGAAGCCGGGCGATCAGGCCCCTGTGGGCATCCTGCTGGAACGTAGTGTGTGGTTGCCACTTGCTATACTGGGCGTGCTGCAATCGGGCGTTGCTTATCTGCCGTTAGACTATAATGCGCCGGCAGAACGCATCGGCCAGATACTCCATGCCAGTGGGGCCAGTGTCGTATTAACAAGTGAAGCATTGCTGGAGCGCTTATCTGGCTATGAAGGGCAGACGGTCATTGTCAGCGGGGCGTCCATATACGATCATACAACAATACCGCAGCTGCCTGCCATAAGCCCGGATGCGGCGGCATATGTCATATATACATCAGGATCTACAGGACAGCCGAAAGGAGTGGTGATCGGTCATGCAGCATTGTACAACCTGATGCAGGCAATGAGCCGGGAAACAGGCATCAGTGCGGAGGATAAATGGCTGGCCGTTACAACGGCATCATTTGATATGTCTGTTGTTGAACTGTTGCTGCCATTGGTGAACGGCAGCCAGTTAGTAGTAGCCACCGGCGAGGAAGTGTATTCAACCGATGCATTACAGGCATTGTTGGATGATGGTATTACGATGATGCAGGCAACACCGGGTATGTGGCATTTACTGACAGAGAGCGGCTGGAAAGGTGATCCTGCGCTGAAGATCATTACCGGGGGAGAAGCGCTTGGCATCTCACTGGCACAACGTTTACTGGATCGTTGCCATACGCTGTGGAATATGTATGGACCGACAGAAACAACTGTTTATGCTACCTGGCATAAAGTACGGCAGGCGGCAGACGCTATATTGATCGGCCGCGGTATTTCCAATATGAAAGCCTATGTACTGGATGCCAGCAGGCAATTGCTGCCGACTGGTGTGCCCGGAAGATTGTTTGTCA from Chitinophaga filiformis carries:
- a CDS encoding amino acid adenylation domain-containing protein; translation: MSISLLLARLKQLQVSLQLKDGQLSISAPEGVLTPELIQELKKEKPAITSFLRNLQGGNYRKIKPVPLQEHYQVSHAQRRLWLMDQFGDTTAVYNIPMICNIRGNLDIAAMEKAFQTVVQRHESLRTVFLLSDGEPRQKILPASAADCQLLYEDLQALPDPSKAAWEKIQHVISTPFNLQEGPLLRVCLLRVAPQVSLFAFCIHHIVADEWSMQLLVKEILALYDACSQGIHVDTAPLEIQYKDYAAWQLESLNESGGQEQRNYWLEHLKGPLPVLELPADQPRPPVQTYNGERVVTIIPAEKQLLFATLVQQRTASVFMGLVAIVKTLLYRYTGQEDLIVGTPVAGREHPDLEDQIGFYVNTLVLRTQLDGKKGFNALLDSVKDMALKAYANQHYPFNLLVEELGMKRDISRSPIFDVMVVLQDANESIPLKLPGVEVQELDIPLSGSKFDLTFYFKQKPEGLQVELEYNKDIFSRTRIERMAAHLEGLLESAAQSPDMPIAELRYIQPAEAQLILEHFNDTAVEFPAFTPVPALIARQAALHPERTALIAGGSHLSYGELERKATLLAAYLQQQRKPGDQAPVGILLERSVWLPLAILGVLQSGVAYLPLDYNAPAERIGQILHASGASVVLTSEALLERLSGYEGQTVIVSGASIYDHTTIPQLPAISPDAAAYVIYTSGSTGQPKGVVIGHAALYNLMQAMSRETGISAEDKWLAVTTASFDMSVVELLLPLVNGSQLVVATGEEVYSTDALQALLDDGITMMQATPGMWHLLTESGWKGDPALKIITGGEALGISLAQRLLDRCHTLWNMYGPTETTVYATWHKVRQAADAILIGRGISNMKAYVLDASRQLLPTGVPGRLFVSGAGLSDGYLGQAELTAGRFIPNPFLEGQLMYDTGDICSWTEEGYLRYYGRGDHQLKIRGYRIEPGEIEHILLQYAGVNHAIVCAFERENEKYLAAYYTSGDNVPEETIQQHLRRFLPDYMVPAYVLRLEEFPLTPNGKVDRSLLPEPERKQSQYVAPRNKTEQLLATIWEEVLGVERVGITDNFFALGGHSLKAILVLSRIQKELSLKLELRDLFMLPTLADLYAEIEIMEWARDSQYEKLSTNKTDEIIL